In the genome of Christensenella timonensis, one region contains:
- a CDS encoding sugar phosphate isomerase/epimerase family protein, with protein MKVTYSTNAWSPVMAHCAAPNNVNGAYYMCPGSDEEAIAGIAAAGYDSIEMFDGNLLAYEGREEELRALLKKYNVELRAIYSACCFIYEEILPEEMYRLRKAAEFASRFGATQIALGGGATRYDGIKESDYAKLAAGLDTACEVAESLKMTASFHPHMGSLVESPEQLDKVMEKTRIKLCPDCGHVKLGGGDPLTVTKKYADRILYFHLKDVTEDGMFCPLGVGTIDFAPIIKTLKERGGEILWVVECDGWSGDANEGAKITAEYLKNLL; from the coding sequence ATGAAGGTTACGTACTCGACAAACGCATGGTCGCCGGTCATGGCGCACTGCGCCGCGCCAAACAATGTGAACGGGGCATATTATATGTGTCCGGGCAGCGATGAAGAAGCGATCGCAGGGATCGCGGCGGCGGGTTATGATTCCATCGAAATGTTTGACGGAAACCTGCTTGCTTACGAAGGCAGGGAAGAAGAATTAAGGGCGCTTCTCAAAAAGTACAATGTGGAGCTTCGTGCAATTTATTCCGCATGCTGCTTTATTTATGAGGAGATACTGCCCGAAGAGATGTACCGCCTCAGAAAAGCGGCGGAATTCGCAAGCCGGTTTGGCGCGACGCAAATTGCGCTGGGCGGCGGAGCGACAAGATATGACGGCATCAAAGAAAGCGATTACGCAAAGCTCGCGGCAGGGCTTGACACGGCATGTGAGGTCGCGGAAAGCTTGAAGATGACGGCAAGTTTTCATCCGCATATGGGGTCGTTGGTCGAATCGCCCGAGCAACTCGATAAGGTGATGGAAAAAACGCGCATTAAGTTGTGCCCGGATTGCGGACATGTGAAGCTGGGCGGCGGAGACCCACTGACCGTAACCAAAAAATATGCGGACAGAATCCTTTATTTCCATTTAAAAGACGTAACAGAGGACGGTATGTTTTGTCCGCTCGGCGTAGGGACGATTGATTTTGCGCCTATCATCAAGACGCTGAAAGAACGCGGCGGAGAAATACTTTGGGTAGTGGAATGTGACGGGTGGAGCGGCGATGCGAACGAGGGCGCAAAGATCACGGCAGAGTATTTGAAAAATCTTCTGTAG
- a CDS encoding substrate-binding domain-containing protein: MKKVMAMVLCLVLCVAAFSGCAQQAPAASQSEAPAAPESTAPAASESAAPSENAASSDGEVMSKGPHGETAASATDLSLTDEELAKIKEGNYKVAISFHYAGNDWSTAQQAGLRDQFEKMGIEVLSITDANFKPEQQISDIENALSLNPDAIVAIPVDVVSSASAFKKAADAGVELVFMDNCPDGLEAGVDYTSVVSADNYGNGVKSAEIMGEALGGKGKIAMVYHDANFFVTNQRDEAFEKTIKEKYPDIEIVEKAGFDDENKGAEIADALLTKHPDLDGIYACWDIPAEGVVSAAKAAGRNDLVVTTIDLGNNIAKMIAANDVVAGLGAQLPYDQGVAEAILVGYALLDKEAPPYIAVPALGVTHDNVLEAYKTVYHTDAPQEIQDAYKK; the protein is encoded by the coding sequence ATGAAAAAAGTAATGGCAATGGTTCTATGTCTGGTACTTTGTGTAGCAGCGTTTTCCGGCTGCGCACAGCAGGCGCCTGCAGCTTCACAGAGTGAAGCCCCCGCAGCACCTGAAAGTACAGCGCCTGCCGCATCCGAGAGTGCGGCGCCGTCGGAGAACGCCGCCTCGTCGGACGGCGAGGTTATGAGTAAAGGGCCGCATGGCGAGACGGCAGCTTCGGCAACCGATCTTAGTTTGACAGACGAAGAGCTTGCAAAAATCAAAGAAGGCAACTATAAAGTAGCGATTTCTTTCCATTATGCAGGCAACGACTGGTCTACAGCACAGCAGGCCGGGCTCCGTGATCAGTTTGAAAAAATGGGAATCGAGGTACTCTCCATAACAGACGCGAATTTCAAGCCGGAACAGCAAATTTCCGACATTGAAAATGCGTTGTCCTTAAATCCGGATGCAATCGTAGCAATCCCGGTTGACGTCGTATCTTCTGCATCCGCCTTTAAAAAAGCCGCGGATGCAGGTGTGGAACTGGTATTCATGGATAACTGCCCGGACGGCCTTGAAGCGGGTGTGGATTACACTTCCGTTGTTTCGGCGGACAACTATGGAAACGGCGTAAAATCCGCGGAGATCATGGGGGAAGCGCTGGGCGGCAAAGGTAAGATCGCAATGGTTTACCATGACGCGAATTTCTTTGTGACAAACCAGAGAGACGAAGCGTTTGAAAAGACGATCAAAGAAAAATACCCGGATATTGAAATCGTGGAAAAAGCCGGATTTGACGACGAAAACAAGGGCGCGGAAATTGCGGACGCGCTGCTTACAAAGCATCCCGACTTAGACGGTATCTACGCATGCTGGGATATTCCGGCTGAGGGTGTTGTATCTGCGGCAAAAGCGGCAGGCAGAAACGATTTGGTGGTCACAACGATTGACCTTGGAAACAACATTGCGAAAATGATTGCGGCAAATGATGTTGTAGCCGGTTTGGGGGCACAGCTGCCTTATGACCAGGGCGTTGCGGAAGCGATCCTGGTTGGGTATGCGCTTCTTGATAAAGAAGCTCCGCCATACATCGCGGTTCCGGCGCTGGGGGTTACGCATGACAACGTGCTGGAAGCATATAAGACGGTATATCACACGGATGCGCCGCAAGAGATCCAGGACGCATATAAAAAATAA
- a CDS encoding nitroreductase family protein, whose product MDYEALYQAISHRRSVRKYDDTPLTQDALDALKKFISELKPLIPDIRTEIKLLPQSIVKTNAPQSLCIYSEKKDGYRMNAGFLMEQVDLYLSANNIGACWRGGSRPSKGSVEAPAGMVFVITLSFGTPAQEMHRKNVSEFKRNSLNDISPVSDLYHILEPVRLAPSALNKQPWYFGGSADRIVVSRKKHPLIDKMNQVDIGIALCCLWLSLKHQGKEAAFDFTPSPVPGKHIFMANVNVA is encoded by the coding sequence ATGGATTACGAAGCTTTATACCAGGCTATTTCCCACAGGAGATCCGTACGGAAATACGACGATACGCCCCTCACGCAAGATGCGCTCGATGCGCTGAAAAAGTTTATCTCGGAATTAAAACCGCTCATCCCGGATATCAGGACCGAGATCAAGCTGCTGCCGCAAAGCATCGTCAAAACAAACGCGCCGCAAAGCCTGTGCATCTATTCGGAAAAGAAGGACGGTTACCGTATGAATGCCGGGTTTTTGATGGAGCAGGTAGACTTGTACCTTTCCGCCAACAATATCGGCGCCTGTTGGCGGGGCGGCAGCAGGCCATCCAAGGGCAGCGTAGAAGCTCCCGCAGGCATGGTATTCGTCATCACGTTGTCCTTCGGTACGCCTGCGCAGGAAATGCACCGTAAAAATGTTTCGGAGTTCAAGCGGAATTCCTTGAATGATATTTCTCCCGTTTCTGATCTCTACCATATATTGGAGCCGGTACGCCTTGCCCCGTCTGCGCTCAACAAGCAGCCATGGTATTTTGGCGGCAGCGCCGACCGTATCGTCGTGAGCCGGAAAAAGCATCCGCTGATCGATAAGATGAACCAGGTCGACATTGGGATCGCCCTTTGCTGCCTGTGGCTTTCCTTAAAACACCAGGGCAAGGAAGCGGCATTTGACTTCACTCCATCCCCCGTACCCGGAAAACATATTTTTATGGCCAATGTAAACGTGGCCTGA
- a CDS encoding amino acid kinase family protein gives MAEEKVKLHGSFSNFPVNPDDEELINFDVVVKIGSMALIRKEDNDIDYNIFSRLASGLKPGYILVSSGATEIGRIDYMKRNGGRELKGNLAAIKTAYSAQGQPILMEMYRQFINPKYSVRQVLVEHSHFNDERKVNHIRNLLFSAANQNAIPIVNYNDAVSDTENMHLELLDLKSKTANVVECVDNDETAAVIAQLVNAKILILLTSVDGIYADAGDPSTLIEEVTASTYEEIESKINEMMEYCNGASRQGANGAKAKLQYAKEPLKRGTTVIIAHARHKLSDIIKGNVRRTLLSVK, from the coding sequence ATGGCAGAAGAAAAAGTAAAATTGCATGGCAGTTTCTCCAATTTTCCGGTCAACCCGGACGACGAGGAACTCATCAATTTCGACGTAGTGGTAAAGATCGGTTCGATGGCGCTCATCCGCAAGGAAGACAACGACATCGACTATAATATTTTCTCGCGGCTGGCTTCCGGCCTCAAGCCGGGGTATATCCTTGTTTCTTCGGGCGCGACCGAGATCGGCCGTATCGACTATATGAAGCGCAACGGCGGCCGCGAGCTAAAGGGCAACCTCGCGGCGATCAAGACAGCGTATTCTGCACAGGGACAGCCGATCCTGATGGAAATGTACCGCCAGTTTATCAATCCGAAATATTCCGTGCGGCAGGTGCTCGTGGAGCATAGCCACTTTAACGACGAACGCAAGGTGAACCACATCCGCAACCTGTTGTTTTCGGCGGCCAACCAGAACGCGATCCCGATCGTTAACTACAACGATGCGGTATCGGATACGGAAAACATGCATTTGGAGCTTTTGGACTTGAAAAGCAAAACGGCAAATGTGGTGGAATGTGTCGACAACGACGAGACGGCAGCCGTCATCGCCCAGCTCGTCAATGCCAAAATTTTGATTTTACTGACGAGCGTGGACGGGATCTATGCAGATGCTGGCGACCCGTCCACCCTGATCGAAGAGGTGACTGCTTCCACCTATGAGGAAATAGAGAGCAAGATCAATGAAATGATGGAATACTGCAACGGCGCTTCCCGCCAGGGGGCAAACGGCGCCAAAGCTAAGCTGCAATATGCAAAGGAACCATTAAAACGCGGTACGACCGTTATCATCGCACACGCGCGGCATAAATTGTCCGATATCATCAAGGGCAACGTCCGCCGGACGCTCTTGAGCGTAAAATAA
- a CDS encoding levoglucosan dehydrogenase has protein sequence MKTYKVGLIGAGFMAKAHSIAYAGMPMFFWPAPGMTERKTIADLTQERADAAAASFGFEKGTANWQDIINDPQIDIVDICTPNDVHAEIAIAAAEAGKHILCEKPISRTVEEAKAMYHAVKKAGVINMLAFNYRRTPAVQLAKKYIAEGALGDILDFRATYLQDWSADPNSPLSWRFQKNICGSGALGDIATHVVDMMRFLVGEFEEVNARTATYIDERPVQTGSVDSLGNVKGGDDVPKDKVDVDDQCFFMVKAAKGVFGTIEATRNAWGRNNFITFEIHGTKGSVAFNYERRDELQVCFASDEGDRRGFRTVYTGPAHPYGEGLWPIPALGIGYTETKIVEMYDFIKAIAENKQADPSFQDGYKIELISDAVLRSAQSQQWEKVGAIEE, from the coding sequence ATGAAAACATACAAAGTTGGTTTGATCGGCGCAGGGTTTATGGCAAAGGCGCACTCCATCGCTTATGCGGGAATGCCTATGTTTTTCTGGCCCGCACCCGGCATGACGGAAAGAAAGACAATCGCAGACTTAACGCAGGAACGCGCGGACGCGGCGGCGGCATCGTTTGGATTTGAAAAAGGAACAGCAAACTGGCAAGACATTATTAACGATCCACAAATCGATATCGTCGATATTTGTACGCCCAATGACGTACATGCTGAAATCGCGATCGCGGCGGCAGAAGCGGGTAAGCACATCCTGTGCGAAAAGCCTATTTCCAGAACGGTGGAAGAAGCAAAGGCAATGTACCACGCGGTAAAAAAAGCAGGCGTGATCAATATGCTTGCTTTCAACTACAGAAGGACGCCGGCGGTACAGCTTGCAAAAAAGTATATTGCGGAAGGCGCGTTGGGCGATATCCTCGATTTCCGCGCAACTTATTTGCAGGATTGGTCGGCAGACCCCAATTCGCCGCTTTCCTGGAGATTCCAGAAAAACATATGCGGCAGCGGCGCGCTGGGGGACATCGCAACGCATGTCGTAGACATGATGCGCTTTTTGGTGGGCGAATTTGAAGAGGTCAACGCGCGCACGGCGACGTATATTGACGAGCGCCCCGTACAAACAGGATCTGTTGACAGCCTGGGCAATGTAAAGGGCGGCGATGATGTCCCGAAAGATAAGGTAGACGTGGATGATCAGTGCTTCTTTATGGTCAAAGCGGCAAAAGGCGTATTCGGAACGATTGAAGCAACGCGCAACGCATGGGGACGGAACAATTTTATTACGTTTGAAATCCACGGTACAAAAGGTTCGGTAGCCTTTAATTATGAAAGAAGAGACGAACTGCAGGTTTGCTTCGCGAGCGACGAAGGCGACCGTCGCGGGTTCCGTACCGTATATACGGGGCCGGCGCACCCGTACGGGGAAGGCTTGTGGCCCATTCCCGCCCTGGGCATCGGCTATACGGAGACTAAGATCGTTGAGATGTATGATTTCATCAAGGCGATCGCGGAGAACAAGCAGGCAGACCCGAGTTTTCAGGATGGCTACAAGATTGAATTGATTTCCGACGCGGTACTTCGTTCCGCGCAATCTCAGCAATGGGAAAAGGTGGGCGCGATCGAAGAATAA
- a CDS encoding sugar ABC transporter ATP-binding protein: MNEYILQMKHVDKSFNGVKVLDDVQFDLKRGHVHALVGGNGAGKSTLMKILTGIYTKDAGTVTVDEKDVHFLSYADANKVGIRMIFQELSIIPTLTVTENIYLNEEEKKGMLLDDKRMRKDAKALLDQFGIDISPRAKVADLSVGFCQLVEIAKALSKEAKILVMDEPTASLSDSEVKLLFNIVHILKERGVSIIYISHRMNEILEIADEVTVLRDGKYVTTQDAKDLTVEAIIGYMLGEKRGRAFEYHERALTGEQKCMLKVEELCVDHLVDHVSFDVKAGEVIGLAGLMGSGRTEILEALFGIRKIQNGSITVDGKKAKIKCVQDAIDAGFALVPEDRRRQGLILEHSIKDNIQLPIFKQTKKGPFIDNSKINAYTERNIQDLDIKTDGINKIASLLSGGNQQKIVIAKWLNINPKVLLLDEPTAGIDIGAKGEIIKIVVDYADKGNSVIVVSSEIAELMAMCDRIIVLFDGKVVGELNRGDIKDEEVIQHAIQG, from the coding sequence ATGAACGAATATATATTACAAATGAAACATGTGGATAAATCGTTCAATGGCGTAAAGGTTTTGGATGATGTGCAGTTTGACCTCAAAAGAGGGCATGTACACGCGCTGGTGGGCGGTAACGGAGCAGGGAAATCCACGCTGATGAAAATCCTGACCGGCATTTATACCAAGGACGCCGGAACGGTAACCGTGGACGAAAAAGACGTTCATTTTCTGAGTTATGCAGATGCGAACAAGGTTGGCATCCGCATGATTTTTCAGGAACTGAGCATTATCCCCACGCTTACGGTCACGGAAAACATTTATCTGAACGAAGAAGAAAAGAAAGGCATGCTGCTGGACGACAAACGCATGCGAAAAGACGCAAAGGCACTCTTAGACCAGTTTGGCATCGATATTTCCCCAAGGGCAAAGGTAGCGGATTTGAGCGTGGGATTTTGCCAGTTGGTGGAGATCGCAAAGGCGCTTTCCAAGGAGGCAAAAATCCTGGTTATGGACGAGCCTACCGCCTCGCTTTCAGATAGCGAGGTAAAGCTACTCTTTAATATTGTACATATCTTAAAAGAAAGAGGCGTATCCATTATCTATATCTCTCACAGAATGAACGAAATCTTAGAGATCGCGGACGAAGTGACGGTGCTGCGCGACGGGAAATATGTGACGACACAAGACGCCAAGGATTTGACGGTGGAGGCCATCATTGGATATATGCTGGGCGAAAAGCGCGGACGCGCATTTGAATACCATGAACGCGCGCTGACAGGCGAACAAAAATGTATGCTCAAGGTGGAAGAACTGTGTGTAGACCATCTGGTCGATCATGTTTCTTTTGACGTAAAGGCGGGTGAAGTCATCGGGCTTGCGGGACTGATGGGGAGCGGGCGTACGGAAATCCTGGAAGCGCTCTTTGGAATTCGTAAAATACAAAACGGCAGCATTACGGTGGACGGAAAGAAAGCGAAAATCAAATGCGTGCAGGACGCGATCGATGCGGGATTTGCGCTTGTGCCCGAAGATCGTCGCAGGCAGGGATTGATTTTGGAACACAGCATTAAGGACAACATCCAGCTCCCCATCTTTAAGCAAACCAAAAAGGGGCCGTTCATTGACAATTCCAAAATCAATGCTTATACGGAGCGAAACATTCAAGACTTAGATATCAAAACGGACGGTATTAACAAGATTGCGAGCCTGTTATCGGGCGGCAATCAACAAAAGATCGTCATTGCGAAATGGCTCAATATAAACCCTAAGGTGTTGCTGCTGGACGAACCGACGGCGGGCATCGATATCGGCGCAAAAGGGGAGATCATCAAGATTGTCGTCGATTATGCGGACAAAGGAAACAGCGTCATCGTGGTATCCTCCGAAATTGCCGAACTGATGGCGATGTGCGACAGGATCATCGTGCTGTTTGACGGCAAAGTCGTAGGCGAGCTGAACAGGGGAGATATAAAGGATGAGGAGGTAATCCAACATGCAATCCAAGGATAA
- a CDS encoding ABC transporter permease produces the protein MQSKDNTLSKHKIDWSKYIVYFAFAAMFIFFSIWLNDKGFVSVNNILNITRQTAMISIMAVAMTFVIAAAQIDLSVGAITAISSLTCALMLQNTNNVFLALLVPIALGIGIGAASGWLVTKFKIPAFLVTLGMMNIVRGSAMWLTDTAAVPITNEGFCFAFGMGDIGGFPVLLLWTIVFVVFGALLLNKTSFGKRVLATGGNEVAARFTGIKVNQTKLLTFVMSGAFAAFAGILYSGRMQAGRYTFGDGDEMSVIAAVILGGTSMAGGTGSVIGAFVGSMLMGMINNGLILAGLSVSQQTIIRGIIIILAVALSNISRKKKD, from the coding sequence ATGCAATCCAAGGATAACACGCTGAGCAAGCATAAAATTGACTGGAGCAAATACATCGTATATTTTGCGTTTGCTGCCATGTTTATCTTTTTTTCGATCTGGCTGAACGATAAGGGCTTTGTGTCCGTCAATAATATTTTAAACATCACACGCCAGACAGCAATGATTTCTATTATGGCGGTCGCAATGACGTTTGTCATCGCGGCGGCGCAGATCGACCTTTCGGTAGGTGCGATCACGGCGATCTCGTCCCTAACATGCGCGCTGATGCTGCAAAACACAAACAACGTATTTTTGGCGCTCCTGGTACCGATCGCGCTGGGTATCGGGATTGGAGCGGCCAGCGGCTGGTTGGTGACCAAATTCAAAATTCCGGCGTTTTTGGTAACGCTGGGCATGATGAATATTGTACGCGGCAGTGCGATGTGGCTGACAGATACGGCGGCTGTGCCGATTACAAACGAAGGATTCTGCTTTGCGTTTGGCATGGGCGACATCGGCGGATTCCCGGTGCTGCTTTTGTGGACGATCGTATTCGTTGTTTTTGGTGCATTGCTGCTCAATAAAACATCGTTTGGTAAGAGGGTGCTTGCTACAGGCGGCAATGAAGTGGCGGCGCGGTTTACGGGAATAAAGGTCAACCAGACAAAGCTGCTGACATTCGTGATGAGCGGGGCGTTTGCGGCCTTTGCGGGGATCCTGTATTCCGGCAGGATGCAGGCGGGGCGTTATACGTTCGGCGACGGGGATGAAATGTCCGTTATCGCGGCGGTTATTTTGGGCGGTACGAGCATGGCAGGCGGAACAGGCTCCGTTATCGGCGCGTTCGTAGGCTCTATGCTGATGGGCATGATCAACAACGGATTGATTCTTGCAGGGCTGAGCGTTAGCCAGCAAACGATCATCAGGGGTATCATCATCATTCTGGCGGTTGCGCTCTCGAACATCTCGAGAAAGAAAAAAGACTGA